One segment of Marvinbryantia formatexigens DSM 14469 DNA contains the following:
- a CDS encoding AAA family ATPase — protein MLAYSLGDCCDNEQSGLQIILYEEDFSMQIITISREFGSGGRELGKRLAELLHYDYYDREIITAIAEKKEMNAQYVEQTLENHGWRSIPLTYRHSFAGIQTLQQMQIELLIEQSRIIKEIARAGKDCVIVGRNADVLLEEYKPFRIFVCAGMDAKIRRCIERSDKNEALSRKEVESNIRRIDKNRAKTCEMTTGSKWGDCKSYHLVINTTDWNIKELTPAVAEFVSCWFGR, from the coding sequence ATGCTTGCATATTCACTTGGCGACTGCTGCGATAACGAGCAAAGCGGGCTTCAGATTATTTTATACGAGGAGGATTTTAGTATGCAGATTATTACAATCAGCCGTGAGTTTGGAAGCGGCGGCAGAGAATTAGGAAAACGTCTTGCAGAATTATTGCATTACGATTATTACGACAGGGAAATCATTACTGCTATTGCAGAGAAAAAGGAGATGAATGCGCAGTATGTGGAACAGACTCTGGAAAATCATGGGTGGCGCAGCATCCCTTTAACATACCGGCACTCTTTTGCCGGTATCCAGACCTTACAGCAAATGCAGATCGAGCTGCTGATAGAGCAGAGCCGCATCATTAAAGAAATTGCCAGAGCAGGGAAAGACTGTGTGATTGTAGGCAGAAATGCAGATGTGCTACTTGAGGAATATAAACCTTTCCGAATTTTTGTGTGTGCCGGGATGGATGCTAAGATCCGGCGTTGTATCGAACGCTCAGATAAAAATGAGGCGTTATCTCGAAAAGAAGTGGAAAGCAATATACGGCGCATCGATAAGAACAGGGCGAAAACCTGCGAGATGACCACAGGCAGCAAATGGGGCGATTGCAAATCCTACCATCTTGTGATCAATACTACAGACTGGAATATCAAAGAATTAACACCGGCAGTTGCAGAGTTTGTTTCCTGCTGGTTTGGGAGGTAA
- a CDS encoding MATE family efflux transporter codes for MHIQISDHFNYNKLLRFALPSIIMMIFSSLYSVVDGFFVSNIAGKTSFAAVNLIVPVIMILASNGFMFGAGGSALISKTMGEGDHDKAQRLFSLFVYFIAISGIVISVVGFIFIRPIAVLLGADGVLLEDCVCYGRILLCSMPFYMLQFGFQSFFVTAGKPNMGLVVTLICGIINMILDALFMAVFSWGIAGAALATAASQILGGIIPLIYFGRENTSLLRLTKTGFDGKTLLKAGTNGSSELMTNISTSVVSILYNAQLMKYAGENGIAAYGVLMYVNMIFAAIFLGYSTGTAPIVSYHFGAKNHSETKGLLKKSILIITVFSVCMFVLAEILAAPLSRVFVSYDAELLAMTIRAFQIFSFSFLFAGIAVYGSAFFTALNDGLASAVISFLRTLLFKILAALILPVFMGIDGIWTSIVVAEVASFFVTILFIRLKKSKYHY; via the coding sequence ATGCACATTCAGATTTCAGACCACTTTAATTATAATAAGCTGCTGCGTTTTGCGCTTCCCTCCATTATCATGATGATTTTTTCATCGCTATATAGCGTTGTGGATGGTTTTTTTGTATCGAATATTGCAGGGAAAACATCTTTTGCAGCAGTCAATCTGATCGTACCTGTCATTATGATCTTGGCTTCCAACGGTTTTATGTTTGGGGCTGGCGGAAGTGCCTTAATATCAAAAACAATGGGTGAAGGAGATCATGATAAGGCACAGCGCCTGTTCTCTTTGTTTGTATATTTTATTGCAATCAGCGGGATTGTGATTTCCGTTGTGGGCTTTATTTTTATACGCCCGATTGCCGTTTTGCTGGGCGCGGACGGCGTGCTTTTGGAGGACTGCGTATGCTACGGACGGATTTTGCTTTGCAGTATGCCTTTTTATATGCTGCAGTTTGGTTTCCAGAGCTTTTTTGTGACTGCTGGGAAACCCAATATGGGGCTTGTGGTAACGCTGATATGTGGTATTATAAATATGATTTTGGATGCGCTGTTCATGGCGGTTTTCTCGTGGGGGATTGCCGGTGCGGCTCTGGCAACCGCAGCCAGTCAGATACTGGGCGGAATCATACCGCTGATTTACTTTGGCAGGGAAAATACAAGCCTGCTTCGTCTGACAAAGACAGGGTTTGACGGGAAAACCCTGTTAAAAGCCGGCACTAATGGCTCTTCTGAATTGATGACTAATATTTCTACTTCGGTTGTAAGTATCCTGTATAATGCCCAGCTTATGAAATACGCAGGGGAAAACGGGATTGCCGCATACGGGGTACTGATGTATGTCAATATGATTTTTGCCGCTATATTCCTTGGGTATTCCACCGGAACCGCTCCAATCGTGAGTTATCATTTCGGCGCAAAAAATCATAGTGAAACAAAAGGGCTGCTGAAAAAGAGCATCCTCATTATCACTGTTTTTTCGGTATGTATGTTTGTCCTGGCTGAGATTCTGGCAGCGCCTCTGTCCAGAGTTTTTGTAAGTTATGATGCGGAGCTTCTGGCAATGACAATCAGGGCTTTCCAGATTTTCTCCTTTTCATTCCTGTTTGCCGGTATTGCAGTCTACGGTTCCGCTTTCTTTACTGCATTAAACGATGGGCTGGCTTCCGCAGTCATTTCTTTCCTCAGGACGTTGTTGTTCAAAATACTTGCAGCCCTGATCCTGCCTGTTTTTATGGGAATCGACGGAATCTGGACATCGATTGTTGTGGCGGAAGTGGCTTCCTTTTTTGTGACGATTTTATTTATTCGTCTGAAAAAATCAAAATATCACTATTAA
- a CDS encoding helix-turn-helix domain-containing protein, whose product MKQNGKKQIDLADYLGVSKQVISKMLTGGRMINAIELQKISEFLGTSMENLVKRPEVFQETNAIKAFMGKVETQEARDGLGIADEIANLICFYARTRENAEEMMKPWEA is encoded by the coding sequence ATGAAACAGAATGGAAAAAAGCAGATTGACCTTGCAGACTATCTTGGTGTGTCTAAGCAGGTTATAAGCAAGATGCTTACCGGTGGCAGGATGATCAATGCAATTGAGCTACAGAAGATTTCGGAGTTTCTTGGCACTTCCATGGAGAATCTGGTTAAGCGTCCAGAGGTATTTCAAGAAACTAATGCCATAAAGGCATTTATGGGTAAGGTGGAAACCCAGGAAGCAAGAGATGGACTTGGAATTGCAGATGAGATCGCAAATCTTATTTGTTTTTATGCGCGCACCCGTGAGAATGCAGAGGAAATGATGAAACCGTGGGAGGCTTAG
- a CDS encoding ImmA/IrrE family metallo-endopeptidase: protein MCRVLDNSLFVKDRKKYIKISECATSFNSLYNKNNIIQDDIFNVLENYVARHDMPFEMLRYPIEDTDLCACTFIRKGRMFVMINSALPLSKQIFAAAHELYHIYCYFEEHNSELLQSGSILASSIIDEEAKEIEDMEANAFAAILLAPKERLDEQTDVYNLSYKNISVQTILKIIDIFAIPYKAAVIRLLEEDRIDAKDAKKLLQVTEEEISKQMKLTGKAARWQEIHKDFVRFGSLSELMYDVEQMDAVRDERLSSDKSRLTEIMKNLRKQ, encoded by the coding sequence ATGTGCCGAGTTTTGGATAATAGTCTTTTTGTTAAAGACAGAAAGAAATATATAAAAATAAGTGAATGTGCAACAAGTTTCAATTCACTCTATAATAAAAACAATATTATTCAGGATGATATCTTCAATGTGTTGGAGAATTATGTGGCACGCCATGATATGCCATTTGAGATGCTAAGATATCCTATTGAGGATACGGATTTGTGTGCATGTACTTTTATTCGCAAGGGACGTATGTTTGTTATGATTAATTCTGCTTTGCCATTATCAAAGCAGATATTTGCTGCAGCACATGAACTGTATCATATTTATTGCTATTTTGAAGAGCATAATTCTGAATTGTTACAATCTGGATCAATTTTGGCATCTAGTATTATAGATGAAGAAGCAAAAGAGATTGAGGATATGGAAGCAAATGCTTTTGCTGCTATTTTATTGGCTCCAAAGGAACGACTTGATGAACAAACAGATGTGTACAATTTATCATATAAAAATATTTCTGTGCAAACTATTCTTAAGATAATAGACATTTTTGCAATTCCATATAAGGCGGCAGTAATTCGCCTTTTGGAGGAAGATAGGATTGATGCAAAAGATGCAAAGAAACTTTTGCAGGTCACTGAAGAAGAGATTAGCAAACAAATGAAACTCACGGGAAAAGCTGCACGGTGGCAGGAAATACATAAGGATTTTGTTAGATTTGGAAGTTTATCAGAATTGATGTATGACGTTGAGCAGATGGATGCAGTTCGTGATGAGCGGTTGTCAAGTGATAAGAGCAGATTAACTGAAATTATGAAAAACTTAAGAAAACAGTGA
- a CDS encoding PadR family transcriptional regulator: MATIDLIVLGMLKKEALSAYDIQKLVEYRNISKWVKISTPSIYKKVIQLEEKGYISSSIVKEGKMPEKAIYSLTEAGEKQLENLMFEISAKPIQIFLDFNAVIVNLDALSPENQIKCLTDIEANVKTLKSYLEENLKVKENVPEIPQTGLAVLQQQFVLAQSIETWIEELKLKYE, from the coding sequence ATGGCAACAATAGATTTAATCGTATTAGGAATGCTGAAAAAGGAAGCCCTAAGTGCTTACGACATCCAAAAATTGGTTGAATACCGTAACATATCAAAATGGGTAAAAATCAGCACTCCGTCAATCTATAAAAAAGTTATCCAGTTAGAGGAAAAGGGATACATTTCAAGTAGCATAGTCAAAGAGGGAAAAATGCCAGAAAAGGCAATCTACTCCTTAACAGAAGCGGGCGAAAAGCAGCTTGAAAATCTTATGTTTGAAATATCCGCAAAGCCTATTCAAATCTTCTTGGATTTTAATGCGGTCATTGTCAACCTGGATGCCCTTTCGCCAGAAAATCAAATAAAATGTCTAACAGATATTGAAGCCAATGTAAAAACACTAAAGTCATATCTGGAAGAAAATTTGAAAGTGAAAGAAAATGTACCCGAAATCCCACAAACAGGATTAGCGGTCTTGCAACAACAATTCGTTCTTGCACAATCCATTGAAACATGGATTGAAGAATTAAAACTAAAATACGAATAA
- a CDS encoding MATE family efflux transporter, which produces MNQQNKKMQLLGNAPIPQALLAMGIPTMIGMLVNALYNLVDAYFVGGLGESQMGAISVVYPLGQVVVGLGLLFGNGAASYISRLLGRNDKEKANQVVSTALYSSVFVGAVMIILSVIFLKPILSILGATESILPYAVTYGSIYIISCIFNVFNVTMNNIVTSEGAAKTTMCALLMGAVLNIALDPIFIYVLDLGVAGAAIATAISQVVSTLVYLFYIFEKKSVFDFKIKNYCLSKEVVSEIFKIGIPTLVFQILTSLSISIINNAAADYGDAAIAGMGVVTRLVSMGSLTIFGFIKGFQPIAGYSYGAKKFNRLHEAIKTSIIWSTVFCVVYGLILALFSTSIVSQFASGNLEMIKVGASSLRVNGISLMLFGFYTVYSSLFLALGKGKEGFILGACRQGICFVPVILVLPMIWGLNGILYAQPVADVLSAIITVFMAIHLHRELNESEKQAAIAGTNEVH; this is translated from the coding sequence ATGAATCAACAAAACAAGAAAATGCAACTATTAGGTAACGCACCTATCCCTCAAGCCCTATTAGCAATGGGTATCCCGACAATGATTGGAATGTTGGTAAACGCATTATACAATCTGGTGGATGCTTATTTTGTTGGAGGATTGGGAGAGAGCCAGATGGGAGCAATTTCAGTTGTGTACCCATTAGGACAGGTTGTGGTTGGTTTAGGGCTTCTATTTGGAAATGGGGCAGCATCCTACATTTCCAGATTGTTAGGACGCAATGATAAGGAAAAGGCAAACCAAGTTGTCAGTACAGCCTTATATAGCAGCGTTTTTGTCGGGGCAGTTATGATTATCCTGTCTGTCATTTTTCTAAAGCCGATACTAAGTATTTTGGGAGCGACAGAGAGTATTTTGCCCTATGCGGTCACATATGGAAGTATTTATATTATTTCCTGCATCTTCAATGTCTTTAATGTCACAATGAATAATATCGTGACAAGCGAGGGAGCAGCAAAGACGACCATGTGCGCTCTGCTGATGGGAGCCGTACTGAATATTGCATTAGACCCCATATTTATTTATGTACTGGATTTGGGAGTGGCAGGAGCCGCCATTGCTACTGCAATTTCACAGGTAGTATCTACTCTGGTGTATCTATTTTATATTTTTGAAAAGAAGAGTGTATTTGATTTTAAAATAAAGAATTACTGCCTTTCAAAAGAGGTTGTATCGGAAATTTTTAAGATTGGTATTCCAACGCTTGTGTTCCAGATATTAACAAGCCTTTCCATTTCTATCATCAACAATGCGGCGGCTGATTATGGAGATGCTGCAATCGCAGGAATGGGAGTTGTGACACGCCTTGTTTCAATGGGAAGTCTGACAATATTTGGTTTTATTAAAGGCTTTCAGCCAATCGCAGGGTACAGCTATGGGGCGAAAAAATTCAACCGCCTGCATGAAGCAATTAAAACCTCTATTATCTGGTCAACCGTGTTTTGTGTTGTTTATGGATTGATACTGGCTTTATTTTCAACGTCCATCGTGTCACAATTCGCAAGTGGCAATCTGGAGATGATTAAAGTAGGGGCAAGCTCATTAAGGGTAAATGGAATTTCTCTCATGCTGTTTGGCTTCTATACCGTATATTCCTCATTATTCCTTGCTTTAGGAAAAGGAAAAGAGGGCTTTATTCTCGGAGCTTGCAGGCAGGGAATTTGCTTTGTGCCAGTTATTCTCGTTCTTCCTATGATATGGGGACTGAATGGTATTCTGTATGCTCAGCCAGTTGCAGATGTGCTTTCGGCTATTATTACGGTATTTATGGCTATCCATCTTCACAGAGAATTAAATGAATCAGAAAAGCAAGCGGCTATTGCAGGAACTAATGAAGTACATTAA
- a CDS encoding cysteine-rich KTR domain-containing protein — protein sequence MQNEKWVLCPVCGNKTRIKIRENTVLLNFPLFCPKCRQEQLINVQQLKVTIIKEPDAQTQSR from the coding sequence ATGCAAAATGAAAAATGGGTACTTTGCCCCGTTTGTGGAAACAAAACACGGATAAAAATAAGAGAAAATACGGTACTTCTTAATTTTCCTCTTTTTTGTCCGAAGTGCAGGCAGGAACAGCTTATAAATGTTCAGCAATTAAAAGTAACTATCATCAAAGAGCCAGACGCACAGACGCAGAGCCGATGA
- a CDS encoding excisionase codes for MAEQTQVEIKDKFCFTVDEASAYFNIGEKKLRKIVTDNLDTGFIIQNGVKFLIKREQFENS; via the coding sequence ATGGCGGAACAGACACAGGTTGAAATAAAGGACAAATTTTGTTTTACTGTTGACGAAGCATCTGCTTACTTTAATATAGGAGAAAAGAAACTAAGGAAGATTGTCACGGATAATTTAGATACTGGTTTTATTATTCAAAATGGAGTAAAGTTTTTGATAAAAAGAGAACAGTTTGAAAATTCTTAG
- a CDS encoding PDDEXK nuclease domain-containing protein, producing MENIVTGDFFDRVLEVLKKAREQAKMALNISMVYSYYEVGRMIIEEEQNGKQRAEYGKAILKELSKRLTESLGKGFSVENLKLMRRFYVVYSQDQIGQNVSTQFENLPVTREGRKFFLSFSHYVLLMRIPNIDERHFYEIEAVRNGWGVKELGRQYDSALYERLALSRDKEGIKRLSAEGQIIEKPEDLLKDPYVLEFTGLPELAKYSETDLETKIIDHLQEFLLELGRGFTFVGRQVRFTFEDEHYRVDLVFFNRLLRCFVLFDLKIGRLKHQDIGQMQMYVNYYDRKVKLEDENPTIGILLCKNKNDAVVEMTLPEDNNQIFASKYLTVLPSKEELKKLMESEN from the coding sequence ATGGAAAATATCGTGACAGGTGATTTTTTCGATAGGGTATTAGAAGTCCTTAAAAAAGCCAGAGAACAAGCAAAAATGGCACTAAATATTTCTATGGTCTATTCCTACTATGAAGTAGGACGGATGATTATAGAAGAAGAACAAAACGGGAAACAGAGAGCTGAATATGGGAAAGCTATTCTTAAAGAATTATCAAAGCGTTTGACAGAGAGCTTAGGAAAAGGATTTTCTGTGGAGAATCTGAAATTGATGCGTAGATTCTATGTAGTATATTCCCAGGATCAAATTGGGCAGAATGTGTCTACCCAATTTGAAAACTTGCCTGTAACAAGAGAAGGGAGAAAATTTTTTCTAAGTTTTTCGCACTATGTATTACTTATGCGTATTCCTAATATAGATGAACGGCATTTTTATGAAATTGAGGCAGTTCGTAATGGATGGGGCGTAAAGGAACTGGGAAGACAATATGACAGTGCATTATATGAACGATTAGCATTGAGTAGAGATAAAGAGGGCATAAAGCGATTATCAGCGGAAGGACAAATAATTGAGAAACCTGAAGATTTATTAAAAGATCCATATGTATTGGAGTTTACAGGTTTACCGGAACTTGCAAAATATTCAGAAACGGATTTGGAAACTAAGATAATTGATCATTTACAGGAGTTCCTGTTGGAATTAGGACGAGGATTTACTTTTGTTGGACGACAAGTAAGATTCACTTTTGAAGATGAACACTATAGAGTGGATTTAGTATTTTTCAATCGCTTATTGCGCTGCTTTGTGCTTTTTGACTTGAAGATTGGACGACTGAAGCATCAGGATATAGGACAGATGCAGATGTATGTGAATTATTATGACCGTAAAGTAAAGTTGGAAGATGAAAATCCGACAATAGGGATTTTGTTATGCAAGAATAAGAATGATGCTGTTGTTGAGATGACGTTACCAGAAGACAATAATCAGATATTTGCAAGCAAGTATCTAACTGTGTTGCCTAGCAAAGAGGAACTGAAGAAGTTGATGGAAAGTGAAAATTAA
- a CDS encoding P-loop ATPase, Sll1717 family, with protein MRYIEKIGYSRITIILDKFDEDGRMKNNAETVSKFFLPLLTDNKILENSNIQLIISVWKIPFRRILTEVRTQKHFCPLLSWSMEALEKALSQRLLVFSDGKIVDYKSLFDESVQKESIDEIFELSNGNPRDLWHILNCIFMKQYEIDSNSDKISENSIRKGIVEFVKGFNFYEYYPRNPKAKSNSIDIYSYIKHLQKLTTIEFTKNQMNIQANTGSSTNNYVVGMENIGLVVNTGKK; from the coding sequence ATGCGATATATTGAAAAAATTGGATACAGTAGAATTACTATTATTTTGGATAAGTTCGATGAAGATGGTAGAATGAAAAATAATGCAGAAACAGTGTCAAAATTTTTTCTTCCTTTGTTAACGGATAATAAGATACTTGAAAATTCAAATATTCAACTTATTATAAGTGTTTGGAAAATACCGTTTAGAAGAATATTAACAGAAGTTAGAACTCAAAAACATTTTTGCCCGTTATTGTCATGGTCGATGGAGGCGTTAGAAAAGGCTTTGAGTCAAAGATTGTTGGTATTTAGTGATGGTAAAATAGTAGATTATAAATCTTTATTTGATGAGAGTGTTCAAAAGGAAAGTATTGATGAAATTTTTGAATTATCTAATGGAAATCCAAGAGATTTGTGGCATATTTTAAATTGCATATTTATGAAACAATACGAAATAGATTCAAATAGTGATAAGATTTCTGAAAATTCGATACGGAAAGGTATAGTAGAATTTGTGAAGGGATTTAATTTTTATGAATATTATCCGCGTAATCCAAAAGCAAAGTCTAATTCGATAGATATATATAGTTACATAAAACATTTGCAGAAATTAACCACAATAGAATTTACGAAAAACCAAATGAATATACAAGCTAATACAGGAAGTTCTACCAATAATTATGTGGTTGGCATGGAGAATATTGGATTAGTTGTAAACACAGGAAAAAAATAA
- a CDS encoding LysR family transcriptional regulator — protein MNINQLRYFLDAARLCNFTKAAEKNYISQSAITQQIKSLEQELETELFIRDKRKVELSPAGSVFIHEAEAILSRIVQAKEKILSVSMGVSGILRIGFIKGYEASDFPNVIQCFCEKNPGVNVSLTRENPVALLDKLNDKELDIIFLVGFDSVLHPELNSHLICRHPLFVTMSHRHPLSYRTGISRKELATEAIITNNTDEQLEEDISKILQQFLGAGYMPNFIRQEDIDTIPIMVSSGIGISIVPEFIAKRWQNEMNLICIPLEGENEIAFSHAVWGQKNSNPALSRFISMLG, from the coding sequence ATGAATATAAATCAGCTTAGATATTTTTTAGATGCAGCAAGGCTCTGCAATTTTACAAAAGCCGCTGAAAAGAATTACATTTCACAATCAGCCATCACACAACAGATAAAATCACTTGAACAGGAATTAGAAACGGAGCTTTTTATCCGTGACAAACGAAAAGTAGAGCTTTCACCCGCAGGCAGCGTATTTATCCATGAAGCAGAGGCCATTCTTTCCCGAATTGTCCAAGCAAAGGAAAAAATTTTATCTGTGTCGATGGGTGTATCTGGAATATTACGAATTGGATTTATCAAAGGATATGAAGCCTCTGATTTTCCGAATGTTATACAGTGCTTTTGTGAGAAAAACCCCGGAGTAAATGTGTCACTTACCCGTGAAAACCCCGTTGCTCTGCTTGACAAGTTAAATGATAAAGAATTGGATATTATATTTTTGGTGGGATTTGACAGCGTATTGCATCCCGAATTGAACAGCCATCTTATTTGCAGGCATCCACTTTTTGTTACAATGTCGCATCGCCATCCTCTGTCTTATCGGACGGGGATAAGCAGAAAAGAACTCGCAACAGAAGCAATCATTACCAATAATACCGACGAACAGTTGGAAGAAGATATATCCAAAATACTACAACAATTTTTAGGTGCAGGATATATGCCCAATTTTATCCGGCAAGAGGATATTGATACAATACCTATTATGGTTTCGTCCGGTATTGGAATCTCAATCGTCCCTGAGTTTATTGCAAAGCGATGGCAAAATGAAATGAATTTGATTTGCATACCATTAGAGGGAGAGAATGAAATTGCTTTTTCCCATGCAGTATGGGGACAGAAAAATTCTAATCCAGCATTATCTCGTTTTATCTCTATGCTGGGTTAA
- a CDS encoding MATE family efflux transporter, whose product METQIENKMGVMPVNSLLLKTGAPLIFSMLIGALYNVVDSMFVARLGENALTSVSLAFPIQSIVIACGSGIGVGISSNLSRFLGQGEKQKANAAARNGLLVGGAIYIFFLLFGIWGINWFFKIQTDIAEIIEMGSNYLRIISLLSFFQIFQIILERLLQSTGKSIYSMYTQVLGCIVNLILDPIMIFGLFGFPAMGVTGAALATMIGIFCGMVFALILNITKNKEIAFLTKEKLLSLERTKEICTVGIPTVLMQSMSAILSFGVNKILLSYSVTAAATFAIFFKLQTFVCMAIFGLDAALIPIVAYNYGAKNLERIKKAIFLSGIYSTLIGMIGTILLFTLPETFLKMFDATEKMLAIGIPAIKIMSISFLFAGLGIMVSYAFQGFGKGIASLIISALRQCIILLPLAWLLSKFWGVYGVWWSFLIAEAITAVIAFIWLRIEERKLEEKLYHPVGNDV is encoded by the coding sequence ATGGAAACACAAATCGAAAACAAAATGGGAGTCATGCCAGTCAACTCCCTTTTGCTAAAAACAGGGGCGCCCTTAATCTTTTCAATGCTGATTGGTGCTCTGTATAATGTTGTGGACAGTATGTTCGTTGCAAGGTTAGGTGAAAATGCTTTGACATCTGTATCGCTGGCATTTCCAATTCAAAGTATTGTTATCGCCTGTGGTTCTGGTATCGGTGTTGGTATCAGTTCTAATCTCTCAAGATTTCTTGGTCAAGGGGAAAAGCAGAAAGCAAATGCGGCCGCACGAAATGGTCTGCTTGTCGGCGGAGCAATTTATATTTTTTTCCTGCTCTTTGGTATTTGGGGAATCAACTGGTTTTTCAAAATCCAAACCGATATTGCGGAAATCATAGAAATGGGAAGTAACTATTTGCGCATTATTTCCCTCTTATCATTTTTTCAGATCTTTCAGATTATTTTAGAACGGCTTTTGCAATCCACCGGGAAAAGTATTTACAGTATGTATACACAGGTACTGGGGTGTATCGTTAATCTGATTTTAGATCCTATCATGATTTTTGGGTTATTTGGATTTCCTGCTATGGGTGTAACTGGTGCAGCATTGGCAACAATGATTGGCATTTTCTGTGGCATGGTGTTTGCACTGATTTTGAATATTACCAAAAATAAAGAGATTGCTTTTCTTACAAAGGAAAAACTATTAAGTTTGGAAAGAACAAAAGAGATATGCACAGTTGGTATTCCGACTGTACTTATGCAATCCATGTCCGCTATTTTATCGTTTGGTGTAAACAAAATACTGCTCTCGTATTCTGTAACAGCAGCAGCGACATTTGCAATCTTTTTCAAATTGCAGACATTCGTTTGTATGGCGATTTTTGGATTGGATGCTGCGTTGATTCCGATTGTTGCATATAATTATGGAGCAAAAAATTTGGAGCGAATTAAAAAAGCAATATTCCTGAGTGGTATCTATTCTACGTTGATTGGAATGATTGGAACGATTCTGCTGTTTACACTTCCGGAAACTTTTTTGAAAATGTTTGATGCTACGGAAAAAATGCTTGCAATCGGTATTCCTGCAATCAAAATCATGAGTATTTCTTTCTTGTTTGCGGGACTTGGCATTATGGTAAGCTATGCGTTCCAGGGCTTTGGAAAGGGTATTGCAAGTTTGATTATTTCTGCACTTCGTCAATGTATTATCCTGCTTCCACTTGCGTGGTTGTTAAGTAAATTTTGGGGCGTATATGGTGTTTGGTGGTCGTTTTTGATTGCAGAGGCGATTACAGCAGTGATTGCTTTTATCTGGTTACGCATTGAAGAACGGAAGCTGGAAGAAAAACTTTATCATCCGGTGGGTAATGATGTATAG